The Chryseobacterium nakagawai genome has a segment encoding these proteins:
- a CDS encoding SDR family oxidoreductase — protein sequence MAIITGAASGIGLATAKLFHEQGAKIIAADIQEQHLQKEFGDAANFPNIKIEKLDVSSLEQWNDVVKRTIESYGTIDILVNNAAIHSADTGILSTTLDSWNHLMLINSTSVFLGTKAVLPYMQKSGGGSIVNVASVAALVGGMNADAGAAAYSASKGSVRSFSKHTAQHFAKDKIRCNSVYPGGVLTPMMIKGLEAGGFSNEQLSGTGPIPLPPHVAQPHDIAYGILYLASDEAKYVTGTELVIDGGFVSQ from the coding sequence GCTACAGCAAAATTATTTCATGAGCAGGGGGCGAAAATTATAGCGGCAGATATTCAGGAACAGCACCTGCAAAAAGAATTTGGTGATGCAGCTAATTTCCCGAATATAAAAATAGAGAAACTGGACGTAAGTTCGCTAGAGCAATGGAATGATGTAGTGAAAAGAACGATAGAGAGTTATGGAACTATTGATATTCTGGTAAACAATGCTGCAATTCATTCTGCCGATACGGGGATATTGTCAACGACATTGGACTCTTGGAATCATTTGATGTTGATTAATTCAACAAGTGTCTTCTTGGGAACAAAGGCGGTTCTGCCTTATATGCAAAAATCGGGTGGTGGTTCTATTGTAAACGTTGCATCCGTTGCCGCGCTAGTAGGCGGAATGAACGCAGATGCAGGTGCTGCTGCATATAGTGCATCCAAAGGCTCTGTACGCTCTTTTAGTAAACATACAGCACAGCACTTTGCCAAAGATAAAATTCGATGTAATTCCGTTTATCCTGGCGGTGTCCTGACACCAATGATGATAAAAGGACTTGAAGCGGGTGGATTTTCAAATGAACAACTCTCTGGGACAGGGCCAATTCCATTGCCTCCACATGTTGCGCAACCGCATGACATAGCTTATGGAATTCTATATTTAGCTTCGGATGAAGCTAAATATGTTACAGGAACTGAATTGGTGATTGATGGAGGTTTTGTATCTCAATAA